A portion of the Glycine max cultivar Williams 82 chromosome 10, Glycine_max_v4.0, whole genome shotgun sequence genome contains these proteins:
- the LOC100527452 gene encoding bHLH transcription factor: MGISSQPSLVSLSLKDLIQGTEENRTSSSYGCLRSKALAAQAKKVKGTKRSVRRPRRILMMKRRSGSRRGSNNGIRRRVRKLKSLVPNSDSLELDGLFRDTADYILSLQTRVRVMQVMVKVLTGSDDE, translated from the coding sequence ATGGGAATTTCTTCACAGCCTTCtcttgtttccctttctttgaaagatctgaTTCAGGGAACTGAAGAAAACAGAACATCTTCATCATATGGGTGTTTGCGGAGCAAAGCCTTGGCAGCACAAGCCAAGAAGGTGAAGGGTACAAAGAGAAGTGTTAGGAGGCCAAGGAGGATTTTGATGATGAAGAGAAGAAGTGGTTCTAGAAGAGGATCCAACAATGGGATTAGAAGACGTGTGAGAAAATTGAAGAGCCTTGTGCCAAATAGTGACTCTTTGGAGTTGGATGGACTCTTCAGAGATACTGCTGATTACATATTGTCTCTACAAACGAGAGTGAGAGTCATGCAGGTTATGGTGAAGGTATTGACAGGCTCTGACGACGAGTGA
- the LOC102666917 gene encoding calcium-dependent protein kinase 4, giving the protein MQKHGFASKRNVLPYQTPRLRDHYVLGKKLGQGQFGTTYLCTHKVTGKLYACKSIPKRKLLCQEDYDDVWREIQIMHHLSEHPNVVQIQGTYEDSVFVHLVMELCAGGELFDRIIQKGHYSEKEAAKLIKTIVGVVEACHSLGVMHRDLKPENFLFDTPGEDAQMKATDFGLSVFHKPGQAFHDVVGSPYYVAPEVLCKQYGPEVDVWSAGVILYILLSGVPPFWAETEAGIFRQILNGDLDFVSEPWPSISENAKELVKKMLDRDPKKRISAHEVLCNPWIVDDIAPDKPLDSAVLTRLKLFSAMNKLKKMALRVIAERLSEEEIGGLKELFKMIDTDNSGTITFEELKAGLKSVGSNLMESEIKSLMEAADIDNNGSIDYGEFLAATLHLNKMEREENLVAAFAYFDKDGSGYITIDELQQACKDFSLGDVHLDEMIKEIDQDNDGRIDYSEFAAMMKKGDPNMGRSRTMKGNLNFNIADAFGMKDKDSS; this is encoded by the exons atgcaGAAGCATGGTTTTGCATCAAAGCGTAACGTGTTGCCGTATCAAACGCCGAGGCTAAGGGACCACTACGTTCTGGGGAAGAAGCTGGGACAGGGGCAATTCGGTACGACGTACCTGTGCACCCACAAGGTTACAGGGAAGCTCTACGCGTGCAAATCGATCCCGAAGAGGAAGCTTCTATGCCAGGAGGATTACGATGACGTGTGGAGGGAGATTCAGATCATGCACCATTTGTCGGAGCATCCCAACGTTGTCCAGATACAAGGCACGTACGAGGATTCCGTGTTCGTGCACCTTGTCATGGAGCTCTGTGCAGGGGGAGAGCTTTTCGACAGGATCATTCAGAAGGGTCATTACAGCGAGAAAGAGGCCGCCAAGTTGATAAAGACCATTGTTGGGGTGGTGGAGGCTTGCCACTCTCTTGGGGTCATGCATAGGGATCTCAAGCCTGAGAATTTCTTGTTTGATACCCCTGGTGAAGATGCACAGATGAAGGCCACCGATTTTGGCCTCTCTGTCTTCCACAAGCCAG GACAAGCCTTTCATGATGTAGTGGGAAGTCCCTACTATGTTGCCCCTGAGGTGTTGTGCAAGCAATATGGACCAGAAGTGGATGTATGGAGTGCTGGTGTTATCCTATACATCTTACTGAGCGGGGTTCCACCTTTCTGGGCTG AAACCGAAGCAGGAATTTTCAGACAGATTTTAAATGGAGATCTTGATTTCGTTTCTGAACCGTGGCCAAGTATCTCAGAAAATGCTAAAGAATTGGTAAAAAAGATGTTGGATAGGGACCCTAAGAAAAGAATTTCTGCTCATGAAGTTTTAT GTAACCCTTGGATTGTTGATGATATTGCGCCCGACAAACCTCTGGACTCTGCTGTTTTGACACGCCTAAAGCTTTTCTCAGCAATGAATAAGCTTAAGAAGATGGCATTACGG gtCATAGCAGAAAGACTTTCAGAGGAAGAAATAGGTGGATTGAAAGAGTTGTTTAAAATGATTGACACAGATAATAGTgggacaataacttttgaggAACTCAAGGCGGGTTTGAAAAGTGTGGGCTCTAATCTCATGGAATCTGAAATTAAATCCCTTATGGAAGCG GCTGATATAGACAACAATGGATCAATAGACTATGGTGAATTTCTTGCTGCTACACTGCACTTGAATAAGATGGAAAGAGAGGAGAATTTGGTTGCTGCTTTTGCCTATTTTGATAAAGATGGTAGTGGCTACATCACCATTGACGAGCTTCAACAGGCTTGTAAGGACTTCAGCCTAGGTGATGTACATCTGGATGAGATGATCAAAGAGATTGATCAAGATAAT GATGGGAGGATTGATTATTCGGAGTTTGCAGCAATGATGAAAAAAGGTGATCCAAATATGGGTAGAAGCAGAACCATGAAAGGCAATTTGAACTTCAATATTGCAGATGCATTTGGAATGAAAGACAAAGACTCTTCTTGA
- the LOC100811596 gene encoding calcium-dependent protein kinase 11 has translation MYTSLEILAVGGNRKKRMSSKCKNVMPHETPNVKEHYVIGNKVLGKGHVATTYVCTHKETKKRYACKTIPKAKLLKQEDYDEVWREIQVMHHLSEHPNVARVQGSYEDKFAVHLVMEMCRGGELFYRITQKGHYSEKEAAKLMKTIVGVVEACHSLGVIHRDLKPENFLFDSHSETATIKVIDFGFSVFYKPGQTFSDIVGTCYYMAPEVLRKQTGPEVDVWSAGVILYILLRGHPPFWAKSESAIFQEILHGEIDFVSDPWPSISESAKDLIKKMLDKDPEKRISAHEVLCHPWIVDDSVAPDKPLDPAVLTRLKHFSTMNKLQKMALRIIAERLSEEEIGGLKELFKMIDEDNSGTITFEELKDSLKSVGCDLMESEIKSLMEAADIDNNGTIDYGEFLAATLHLNKMEREENLVAAFAYFDKDGSGYITIEEIQQACKDFGLGNMHLDEIINEIDQDNDGRINYSEFAAMMRKGGPDVGRSRKGNYTASILDVLVE, from the exons ATGTACACTAGCTTAGAGATTCTTGCTGTTGGaggaaacagaaaaaaaagaatgtcTTCAAAGTGCAAAAATGTGATGCCGCACGAGACTCCGAACGTGAAGGAGCACTACGTGATTGGGAACAAGGTACTAGGAAAAGGGCACGTGGCGACAACATACGTGTGCACTCACAAGGAGACAAAGAAGAGGTATGCATGCAAAACGATCCCAAAGGCGAAGCTGTTGAAGCAAGAGGACTACGACGAAGTGTGGAGGGAGATTCAGGTGATGCACCATTTGTCGGAGCACCCCAACGTGGCCAGGGTGCAGGGAAGCTACGAGGACAAATTCGCCGTGCACCTTGTCATGGAGATGTGCCGTGGCGGCGAGCTTTTCTATAGGATCACTCAGAAGGGTCATTACAGCGAGAAAGAGGCTGCCAAGTTGATGAAGACCATTGTTGGAGTGGTCGAGGCTTGTCACTCTCTTGGGGTCATCCATAGGGATCTCAAGCCTGAGAATTTCTTGTTTGATAGCCATTCCGAAACTGCCACCATCAAGGTCATCGATTTCGGATTCTCTGTCTTCTACAAGCCAG GACAAACGTTTAGTGATATAGTAGGAACTTGCTACTACATGGCTCCTGAGGTTTTACGCAAGCAAACTGGACCAGAAGTGGACGTATGGAGTGCTGGTGTTATCCTATACATCTTACTGAGAGGGCACCCACCTTTCTGGGCAA AATCCGAATCAGCAATTTTCCAAGAGATTTTACATGGAGAGATTGATTTTGTTTCTGATCCGTGGCCAAGTATATCAGAAAGTGCTAaggatttgataaaaaaaatgttggataAGGACCCTGAGAAAAGAATCTCTGCTCATGAAGTCTTAT GTCACCCTTGGATTGTTGATGATAGTGTTGCCCCTGACAAACCTCTGGACCCTGCTGTTTTGACACGCCTAAAGCATTTCTCAACAATGAATAAACTTCAGAAGATGGCATTACGT aTCATAGCAGAAAGACTTTCAGAGGAAGAAATAGGCGGATTAAAAGAgttatttaaaatgattgatGAAGACAATAGTGGGACAATCACTTTTGAGGAACTCAAGGATAGTTTGAAAAGTGTGGGCTGTGATCTCATGGAATCTGAAATTAAATCCCTTATGGAAGCG GCTGATATAGACAACAATGGAACAATAGACTATGGTGAATTTCTCGCTGCTACACTGCACTTGAATAAGATGGAACGAGAAGAGAATTTGGTTGCTGCTTTTGCCTATTTTGATAAAGATGGTAGTGGCTACATCACCATTGAAGAGATTCAACAGGCTTGTAAAGACTTTGGCCTTGGTAATATGCACCTGGATGAGATAATCAATGAGATTGATCAAGACAAC GATGGGAGAATTAATTATTCAGAGTTTGCAGCAATGATGAGAAAGGGTGGTCCAGATGTTGGTAGGAGCAGAAAAGGCAATTATACAGCTTCAATATTGGATGTGCTTGTGGAGTGA
- the LOC100790723 gene encoding exocyst complex component SEC5A isoform X3 has translation MSSDSDEDELLQMALKEQAQRDVNYGGKSSSNSRKPVANYVQPLKKPAPPPKQSQGKGRVADDDDDSEIEMLSISSGDEDNVQDPVAASRTKAAAAGRPVREDDRTWDGEEPSRWKHVDEAELARRVREMRETRSAPAPQKFVASKFEKEGSAVGRKGLTYLQSFPRGMECVDPLGLGIIDNRTLRLITESAHSSPKTDKDIQDGNLREKLLYFSENFDAKMFLSRIHSNTSAADLEAGALALKTDFKSRTEQRKQLVKDNFDCFVSCKTTIDDIESKLRQIEDDPEGSGTSHLFNIIQDVSLQANRALKPLFERQAQAEKIRTVQGMLQRFRTLFNLPSTIRGSISKGEYDLAVREYKKAKSIVLPSHIQVGILKRVLEEVEKVMNDFKTMLFKSMEDPQIDPTNLENTVRLLLDLEPESDPVWHYLNIQNQRICGLLEKCTLDHEARMENLHNELRERALSDARWRQIQEDMNESSDINNSPIGNTYPAVQSHPSDLTGEEVDGLRGRYIHRLTAVIIHYIPAFWKVALSVFSGKFAKSSQVPTDSNSNSSANKIEEKAGDGKYSSHSLDEVAAMICSTISLYGVKVTSIFHDLEESNVLQFYMSEAIEDISKACATLELKEAAPPIAVASIRTLQSEIIKIYILRLCSWMRASVEEVSKDVTWVIVSILERNKSPYAISFLPLTFRSVVASAMDQINSMLRSLRNEATKSEDMFMQLQEIQESVRLAFLNCFLDFAGSLERIGFELGQHRSDEEGSQLPNGYTHELENAPSGLRGGVIDPHQQLLIVLSNIGYCKNELSCELYDKYRHIWQHSRGKDEGNSDLEYLVNSFSALEAKVLEQYTFAKANLIRSAAMNYLLHSGIQWGAAPAVKVRSQ, from the exons ATGTCGAGCGACAGCGACGAAGACGAGCTCCTCCAGATGGCGCTGAAGGAGCAAGCGCAGCGAGATGTCAACTACGGCGGCAAATCCTCCTCCAATTCCCGAAAGCCGGTGGCAAACTACGTCCAGCCGCTGAAGAAACCCGCTCCTCCGCCGAAACAGTCGCAGGGCAAAGGCAGAGTCGCCGACGACGACGACGATTCCGAAATCGAGATGCTCAGCATCTCTAGCGGCGACGAGGACAACGTCCAAGATCCGGTTGCCGCCTCCAGGACCAAAGCTGCCGCAGCCGGAAGACCGGTGCGCGAAGACGATCGCACCTGGGACGGCGAGGAGCCTAGTCGCTGGAAGCACGTTGACGAGGCTGAG CTTGCTCGTAGGGTTCGTGAAATGAGGGAAACAAGATCAGCACCTGCACCTCAAAAATTTGTggcttcaaaatttgaaaaagaaggTTCTGCAGTGGGTAGAAAGGGGCTTACCTACCTACAGTCATTCCCTCGTGGCATGGAATGTGTTGATCCACTGGGGTTGGG GATCATAGACAACAGAACGCTAAGGTTGATCACTGAGTCTGCACATAGTTCTCCCAAGACTGACAAGGATATTCAGGATGGCAACTTACgtg AAAAATTGCTGTATTTTTCGGAGAACTTCGATGCAAAGATGTTCTTATCACGGATACACAGTAATACCAGTGCTGCCGATCTGGAGGCTGGTGCACTTGCTTTGAAAACTGATTTCAAAAGTCGTACTGAGCAGAGAAAGCAGTTGGTTAAGGACAACTTTGATTGCTTTGTCTCTTGCAAAACAACAATTGATG ATATTGAGTCAAAGTTAAGACAAATTGAGGATGACCCTGAAGGGTCTGGGACTTCCCATTTGTTTAATATTATTCAGGATGTTAGTTTGCAGGCTAATCGTGCCTTGAAGCCTTTATTTGAGAGACAG GCTCAAGCAGAAAAAATTAGGACTGTCCAAGGTATGCTACAGAGGTTTCGAACACTTTTCAACCTACCAAGTACTATCCGAGGCAGCATTAGCAAGGGTGAATATGATTTGGCAGTCAGGGAGTACAAGAAGGCCAAATCGATTGTTCTGCCCTCCCAT ATTCAGGTAGGTATCCTAAAACGTGTTCTTGAAGAGGTTGAGAAAGTGATGAATGACTTCAAGACTATGCTTTTCAAGTCTATGGAAGATCCACAAATAGATCCAACAAAC CTTGAGAATACTGTGAGGTTACTGTTGGATTTGGAGCCGGAGTCAGATCCAGTGTGGCATTATTTGAATATTCAG AATCAGAGAATTTGTGGTCTGCTTGAGAAGTGTACTTTAGACCATGAGGCCAGAATGGAAAATTTGCATAATGAGTTGCGCGAAAGGGCTCTTTCTGATGCCAGATGGAGGCAGATTCAAGAAGATATGAATGAATCT TCAGATATCAACAACTCTCCTATTGGTAATACCTATCCTGCGGTCCAGTCTCATCCATCAGATCTAACTGGTGAAGAGGTTGATGGTTTAAGAGGAAGGTATATCCACAGATTAACTGCTGTAATCATCCATTATATACCAGCCTTCTGGAAGGTTGCACTCTCTGTTTTCAGTGGAAAATTTGCCaag tCTTCCCAAGTTCCCACTGATTCAAATTCCAACAGTTCtgcaaataaaattgaagaaaaagctgGAGATGGGAAATACTCAAGCCATTCTCTTGATGAAGTTGCTGCAATGATATGCAGCACAATATCACTGTATGGAGTCAAG GTTACTAGCATTTTTCATGATCTAGAGGAATCAAATGTCCTCCAATTCTACATGAGTGAGGCCATAGAAGATATATCTAAAGCATGTGCAACTTTGGAATTGAAGGAAGCTGCTCCTCCGATTGCTG TTGCATCTATCCGAACTCTGCAATCAGAGATTATAAAGATTTACATACTGAGGCTTTGCTCTTGGATGCGGGCATCGGTTGAAGAGGTTTCAAAGGATGTGACATGGGTTATTGTTTCAATTCTTGAAAGGAACAAATCCCCATATGCAATCTCATTCTTGCCTTTAACATTCCGTTCAGTTGTAGCCTCAGCAATGGATCAAATCAATTC GATGCTTCGGTCCTTAAGGAATGAGGCAACAAAGTCAGAGGATATGTTTATGCAActtcaagaaattcaagaatCTGTCAGACTTGCATTTTTAAATTGCTTCCTGGATTTTGCTG GTAGTTTAGAGCGTATTGGATTTGAACTTGGCCAACATAGATCAGACGAAGAGGGCTCCCAGTTACCAAATGGATATACACATGAATTGGAAAATGCACCTTCTGGTCTTCGTGGAGGTGTTATTGATCCCCATCAACAGTTATTGATTGTTCTAAGCAATATTGGATATTGCAAAAATGAACTTTCTTGTGAGTTGTATGACAAATATAGACACATCTGGCAGCATTCCAG GGGGAAGGATGAAGGGAACAGTGATTTAGAATATCTTGTGAATAGTTTCTCAGCGCTTGAAGCGAAGGTCCTTGAACAATATACTTTTGCAAAG